The sequence ACGTTGTAAAGAATCGGAAATCACTGGCCTCATGGGGTAGGGTgattacattctaccctcctaaaaaaaaattttgccctcaaaatttcgtTACCTCGAGTGTGGGGATCGGTTTCGGTAGTATTTCCCGCATCCAAAACAAACACCCTTCCTGGCTGTTGCTGTCCAGGGGAACCAAATTTAGGCTTTCGTCGCATACATTCTTTGGCTATATGTCCTGGCTTTTCGCAATTATAGCAAACCCCAGATTTCAGCAAGCAGGGCTTGCCTCCATGATTCTTTCCACATACGGCACATATTAGTTTTGGTTGGGTCGATTGGGGTTGTTTACCCAGGTCTGGCTGTCGAGTTACCTTGAAGTTTCTTCCTTGAGGAGCGAGGTTACGATTAAAATCCCTTGTTGGAAGGTTCCTGTGGTTAGTTTGTGCTGCCACCAGCTTCTTAATACATTCTTCCTTCAATTGGCTCTTGTTAACTAATTCTGTAAAATTCTGGATTTCCATTGGACCCACATGAGCTAACAGTTCTTCCTTAAGTCCTCCTTCGAACTTGATGCACTTCCATTTCTCAAATGCAGCTGGTGCTCCTTGACAAACGTTTGAGAACCGACATAACTCTTCAAACTTGTGGGTGTACTCAGTGACTGTCATGTTTTCTTGTTTCAACTGAAGCAACTCTAACTCCT is a genomic window of Arachis ipaensis cultivar K30076 chromosome B06, Araip1.1, whole genome shotgun sequence containing:
- the LOC107647010 gene encoding uncharacterized protein LOC107647010, giving the protein MATNRRGRPRLGGTNEGTFLDAAAILESVNAIAAAVRESVAATNRVAERLDRQNRVENNHEPRHENENGEEGEGGLRNDNRPMTLATFLKINPPKFHGDTSATRADDWFKEIGRAMRAQQVPEGQRVEFAAYMLRNDAQHWWQGVLQLLGREAIDITWEEFLAEFYKRYFPQCSRTAKELELLQLKQENMTVTEYTHKFEELCRFSNVCQGAPAAFEKWKCIKFEGGLKEELLAHVGPMEIQNFTELVNKSQLKEECIKKLVAAQTNHRNLPTRDFNRNLAPQGRNFKVTRQPDLGKQPQSTQPKLICAVCGKNHGGKPCLLKSGVCYNCEKPGHIAKECMRRKPKFGSPGQQQPGRVFVLDAGNTTETDPHTRGNEILRAKFFFRRVECNHPTP